One Castanea sativa cultivar Marrone di Chiusa Pesio chromosome 4, ASM4071231v1 DNA window includes the following coding sequences:
- the LOC142631579 gene encoding uncharacterized protein LOC142631579: MSPSSNGRRRSSGSGGGGEGVNYSYKYIEHQVSKFDTLAGVAIKYGVEVADIKRMNGLATDLQMFALKTLQIPLPGRHPPSPSLSNGSASHGGNGTEKTSSRLGQSNILGSFQLPRSKTPQQKVSPAMSTLQKFYGLQSPNLKDTAEGTEMSVYKTGSSDYFDDEMLLKASPISGPPSNYHQNSRNSVDGFVPENGQVVEHWNLAEPGDGEGEKSDEKPVRRRPKPEVDSGAGTPERLLKGENSGGSSGFSASTGKGLAMRPKSASRTTLFSDLESGWLNSIPVGLGDSIITDGLSTVRKSSSTSSLKDQETNNSTSAWPTSKWSLKPDLQALSTAAIGPIFDGLPKPISGRRNKAALD, from the exons aTGTCTCCGTCTTCAAATGGACGGAGGAGAAGCAGCGGAagcggaggaggaggagaaggtgTGAATTATAGTTATAAATACATAGAGCACCAAGTGTCCAAGTTCGATACCCTCGCCGGTGTCGCCATTAAGTACGGTGTCGAg GTAGCTGACATTAAAAGGATGAATGGCTTGGCAACAGACCTTCAAATGTTTGCTTTGAAGACATTACAAATACCATTACCAGGAAGACATCCACCATCTCCCAGTTTGTCTAATGGGTCTGCTTCTCATGG AGGAAACGGCACTGAAAAAACATCCTCACGTCTAGGCCAATCTAATATATTGGGATCGTTCCAGTTGCCAAGATCAAAAACACCCCAACAGAAGGTGTCTCCAGCCATGAGCACTTTACAGAAGTTTTATGGTCTGCAATCTCCAAATCTCAAGGATACAGCTGAAGGAACAGAGATGTCAGTTTACAAAACTGGGAGTTCAGATTACTTTGATGATGAAATGCTGCTTAAAGCCTCACCAATTTCTGGTCCGCCTTCAAACTACCATCAGAACTCCAGAAATTCAGTTGATGGTTTCGTGCCTGAGAATGGTCAAGTGGTTGAGCATTGGAATCTTGCTGAACCTGGAGATGGGGAGGGTGAGAAATCTGATGAAAAGCCTGTCCGAAGGCGTCCAAAGCCTGAGGTTGATTCTGGGGCTGGAACACCAGAAAGATTGTTGAAAGGAGAAAACAGTGGTGGAAGCAGTGGTTTCTCAGCTTCAACAGGTAAAGGTCTAGCAATGAGGCCAAAATCAGCAAGCCGAACGACACTATTCTCTGACTTAGAGTCAGGATGGTTGAATTCTATTCCAGTGGGATTGGGAGATTCCATAATAACTGATGGGCTATCTACAGTTCGTAAATCGTCAAGTACATCAAGCCTGAAAGACCAGGAAACTAATAACTCAACATCTGCTTGGCCAACATCAAAGTGGAGTTTAAAACCAGACTTGCAAGCTCTCTCAACAGCAGCTATCGGACCAATCTTTGATGGTTTACCCAAGCCAATAAGTGGCCGAAGGAACAAAGCTGCCCTTGATTAG